One Micromonospora sp. WMMD812 genomic window carries:
- a CDS encoding LacI family DNA-binding transcriptional regulator — MTAIPRRVTQRDIARLAGVSQATVSLVLNNRADADVRIAPETRDRVLRVIAETGYAADPVARRLAARFNRIIGVFTYEPAFPSGSRDFFHPFLLGIEEYAERVGCDLLLFTSAPVVDGRRRIFHQDNRLRLADGCLLLGREIDGAELHRLNRDGYPYVAVGRRDDAGGPVPYVGADYATAVGQLVERALAHGHRRLTYLSMGTTAESSEDRRRGYVAAATTAESARHRPAAADDADAVLDDLLADRSTVAFVEDFATAVAVERAARRRGLTVPGDLSLLTLGDPTVPVPTDLAFTGFHIPREEMGRQAVEVLTHVIDGSASGVQQRLLPCELVEGDTLGAPEPAVGRR, encoded by the coding sequence GTGACCGCAATCCCCCGACGTGTCACTCAGCGTGACATCGCCCGGCTGGCCGGCGTGAGCCAGGCGACCGTGTCCCTGGTGCTCAACAACCGGGCCGACGCCGACGTGCGGATCGCGCCGGAGACCCGGGACCGGGTGCTGCGGGTGATCGCCGAGACCGGCTACGCCGCCGACCCCGTCGCCCGCCGGCTCGCCGCCCGCTTCAACCGGATCATCGGCGTCTTCACCTACGAGCCCGCCTTTCCCAGCGGCAGTCGGGACTTCTTCCACCCCTTCCTGCTCGGCATCGAGGAGTACGCCGAGCGGGTCGGCTGCGACCTGTTGCTGTTCACCAGCGCGCCGGTCGTCGACGGCCGGCGCCGGATCTTCCACCAGGACAACCGGCTGCGCCTGGCCGACGGCTGCCTCCTGCTCGGACGGGAGATCGACGGCGCGGAGCTGCACCGGCTCAACCGCGACGGCTACCCGTACGTCGCGGTGGGCCGGCGGGACGACGCCGGCGGGCCGGTGCCGTACGTCGGGGCCGACTACGCCACCGCGGTGGGCCAGCTCGTCGAGCGGGCGCTCGCCCACGGCCACCGCCGGCTGACGTACCTGAGCATGGGCACCACCGCGGAGTCCTCGGAGGACCGGCGGCGCGGATACGTCGCGGCCGCGACCACCGCGGAGAGCGCCCGCCACCGACCGGCCGCCGCCGACGACGCCGACGCGGTCCTCGACGACCTGCTGGCCGACCGCAGCACCGTCGCCTTCGTGGAGGACTTCGCCACGGCGGTAGCGGTGGAGCGGGCCGCCCGCCGGCGGGGACTGACCGTGCCCGGCGACCTGTCGCTGCTGACCCTGGGCGACCCGACGGTCCCCGTCCCGACCGACCTCGCCTTCACCGGCTTCCACATCCCCCGCGAGGAGATGGGCCGGCAGGCGGTCGAGGTGCTCACCCACGTCATCGACGGCAGCGCCAGCGGCGTCCAGCAGCGGTTGCTGCCCTGCGAACTCGTCGAGGGCGACACCCTCGGCGCCCCCGAACCGGCGGTCGGCCGCCGCTGA